One segment of Odontesthes bonariensis isolate fOdoBon6 chromosome 1, fOdoBon6.hap1, whole genome shotgun sequence DNA contains the following:
- the tm2d3 gene encoding TM2 domain-containing protein 3 codes for MATSCQLWRPDRGRCFKHYGIIVMLFMDLVLQCVNGYLSSPHVGQEPPYTRDAQHGPVITSPVVPAAASVSPAEEESYTSKCPSGGLCSHLPADCILCSYQHNCTYGKTASFACKPKKGVHCIGVSGLQQTNFSLSITCQFCWQLDPSQYRCSNSTNCMTVSCPRKRYNATCDVLDHVHCLGKRRFQKRLFCNWTGGYKWSTALALSITLGGFGADRFYLGQWREGLGKLFSFGGLGIWTLIDVLLIGVGYVGPADGSLYI; via the exons ATGGCTACAAGCTGTCAGCTGTGGAGACCAGACCGAGGACGCTGCTTTAAACACTACGGGATAATTGTCATGTTGTTTATGGATTTGGTCTTGCAGTGCGTTAATG gGTACCTGAGTTCCCCTCATGTTGGCCAGGAGCCTCCCTATACCAGAGATGCCCAACATGGACCCGTCATCACCAGCCCTGTGGTCCCTGCTGCAGCCTCCG TCTCCCCCGCAGAGGAAGAGAGCTACACGTCCAAGTGTCCCAGTGGGGGTTTGTGCAGTCACCTGCCAGCTGATTGCATTCTGTGCAGTTACCAACACAATTGCACCTATGGCAAAACAGCTTCCTTCGCCTGTAAACCCAAAAAAGGCGTTCACTGCATA GGAGTGTCAGGACTGCAGCAAACCAACTTCTCCCTCTCCATCACCTGCCAGTTCTGCTGGCAGCTGGACCCGTCTCAGTACCGCTGCTCAAACTCCACCAACTGTATGACGGTCTCCTGCCCGCGCAAGCGCTACAACGCCACCTGTGATGTCTTAGACCACGTGCATTGTTTAG GTAAGAGGCGGTTTCAGAAACGTTTATTCTGTAACTGGACCGGTGGATACAAATGGTCGACAGCACTGGCACTCAG CATCACTCTTGGTGGTTTTGGGGCAGATCGGTTCTATCTGGGCCAGTGGAGAGAGGGTCTTGGCAAACTGTTCAGCTTTGGAGGCCTGGGCATTTGGACTTTGATAGATGTTCTCCTGATAGGGGTCGGCTATGTTGGACCCGCTGATGGTTCTCTGTACATCTGA
- the larp6a gene encoding la-related protein 6a: MHALVNAFMRCLSFLLPPSWLCVRFCLWVGNDCEETLQRPNPRARFKSTKPLTYEEVAAVAAAEAQGGPSPSVSPGPGCVSLAATTPAAPQDPPSGRIWIGGLWRAVERVFGAPWVILRHHWCPKKQAALRTPYPVRTFESSQTKSFQGGAAAAAVTKGWKGPGGATLTYSRIMSGMSEEMPDLNPAECASDASADQGIDEVITVDQHLQEMGTVTITVAIQAAEDEEPEDVSSNNMIFLGGSCSEDDVGRHDKSSGAGTSGGELEEESWQPPDPELTQKLVAQIEYYLSDENLEHDAFLLKHVRRNKLGFVSVKLLTSFKKVKHLTRDWRTTAYALKHSKILELNDEGRKVRRKLAVPVFASESLPSRMLLLSDLQKWPELAALTKENGNGEGGPTQQEQLMKLLLNAFGTYGTIASVRVLKPGKDLPADLKRLSGRYTQLGVEECAIVEFEEVEAAVKANEAVGSEDGGTGSLGLKVVLIGTKPPKRKVPKERPREEGGMRKSRSLNSRVRELQYHGDDSACSSSDTESTPTSPRLARKSQSCNKLSPTTAGISFQNNHLSPGMSPRNSPWSSPRASPCQQRKSPHSHKSPLASEGRLSPEPGRRWADYSSDSSLTPSGSPWVQRRKQVASQESSPVGSPMLGRKIQNADGLPPGVMRLPRGPDGTRGFHSITVAERGKSAATQT, from the exons ATGCACGCTTTAGTAAACGCCTTCATGCGCTGCCTCTCCTTTCTCTTGCCCCCTTCTTGGCTTTGTGTCAGATTTTGCTTGTGGGTTGGGAATGACTGCGAGGAGACGCTGCagcggcccaatcccagagctcGTTTCAAAAGCACAAAGCCTCTTACATATGAGGAAGTAGCAGCAGTAGCGGCAGCAGAAGCACAAGGAGGTCCCAGTCCGTCGGTCTCACCAGGTCCAGGCTGTGTCTCGCTGGCCGCTACAACCCCCGCCGCTCCTCAGGACCCTCCGTCGGGTCGAATCTGGATCGGGGGTCTCTGGCGAGCCGTGGAGCGCGTCTTCGGAGCCCCCTGGGTCATTCTCCGCCACCACTGGTGCCCGAAGAAGCAAGCAGCTTTGCGCACCCCGTATCCTGTCCGTACCTTCGAGTCGAGCCAGACTAAAAGCTTCCAGGGcggcgctgctgctgctgctgtaaccAAGGGCTGGAAGGGACCAGGTGGGGCCACCTTGACTTATTCGAGGATCATGAGTGGAATGTCCGAGGAGATGCCCGATTTGAACCCGGCGGAGTGCGCCTCGGATGCGTCAGCGGACCAGGGCATCGATGAAGTCATCACCGTGGACCAGCACTTGCAGGAGATGGGGACGGTGACGATAACTGTGGCCATTCAGGCGGCGGAGGACGAAGAACCGGAGGATGTGTCCTCCAATAATATGATCTTCCTCGGAGGCAGCTGTAGCGAGGACGATGTCGGAAGACACGACAAATCAAG TGGTGCGGGCACCAGCGGAGGAGAGTTGGAAGAGGAGAGCTGGCAGCCCCCAGATCCGGAGCTCACCCAGAAGCTGGTCGCCCAGATTGAGTACTACCTGTCGGACGAGAACCTGGAGCACGACGCCTTCCTGCTAAAACATGTCAGGCGCAACAAACTCGGGTTTGTCAGCGTCAAGTTGCTCACATCATTCAAAAAG GTGAAACACTTAACCCGTGACTGGAGAACAACTGCTTATGCCTTGAAACACTCAAAGATACTTGAGCTGAACGATGAAGGGCGCAAGGTGCGGCGTAAACTGGCAGTGCCGGTCTTTGCCAGCGAGTCGCTGCCCAGCCGGATGCTGCTGTTAAGCGACTTGCAGAAATGGCCGGAGCTGGCTGCTCTCACTAAAGAGAATGGAAATGGTGAGGGAGGACCCACacagcaggagcagctgatgAAGCTGTTGTTGAATGCGTTTGGAACGTATGGCACCATTGCTTCTGTTCGAGTCCTGAAGCCAGGGAAGGACCTGCCGGCAGACCTCAAGAGGCTGAGTGGGCGCTATACACAGCTAGGCGTTGAGGAATGTGCCATTGTGGAGTTCGAGGAGGTGgaggctgctgttaaagcaaaTGAAGCTGTGGGGAGCGAGGATGGGGGAACCGGTTCGCTCGGTTTGAAAGTTGTCCTGATTGGAACCAAGCCGCCAAagaggaaggtacccaaagagAGACCTCGTGAGGAGGGAGGCATGCGCAAAAGTCGCTCTCTCAACAGCAGAGTACGAGAGCTTCAGTACCACGGGGATGACTCGGCCTGCAGCTCCTCGGACACGGAAAGCACCCCCACGTCACCTAGGCTGGCTAGAAAGTCCCAATCCTGCAACAAGCTCAGCCCCACCACTGCCGGCATCAGCTTCCAGAACAATCACCTAAGCCCTGGTATGTCCCCGAGAAACAGCCCGTGGTCAAGCCCCCGTGCCAGTCCTTGCCAGCAGCGCAAATCACCCCATTCCCACAAGTCTCCATTAGCCAGTGAGGGCAGACTGAGCCCTGAGCCTGGGCGTCGCTGGGCAGACTACTCCTCAGACAGTAGCCTCACCCCTTCAGGGAGCCCGTGGGTTCAGCGGCGCAAACAGGTGGCATCTCAGGAGAGCAGTCCAGTCGGCAGCCCCATGCTGGGTAGAAAGATCCAGAATGCCGACGGGCTGCCGCCAGGAGTAATGAGGCTGCCACGGGGTCCCGATGGGACCCgtggctttcacagcatcactGTTGCTGAGAGGGGAAAGAGTGCTGCGACTCAGACTTGA